The proteins below are encoded in one region of Apium graveolens cultivar Ventura chromosome 4, ASM990537v1, whole genome shotgun sequence:
- the LOC141720279 gene encoding putative Histone-lysine N-methyltransferase ATXR5, whose translation MTWLPKSANQSKYEADDIQELSTEDYITIKKCKAMMKGGENVLLLKLFFDEVQSEADGPIKAMTFLAEYTGDVDFVRNRRDDENFDSFMTLLTYRDSEEEDGLFICPDKRGNIARFISGINNHSA comes from the exons ATGACATGGCTTCCTAAATCTGCTAATCAATCCAAGTATGAGGCAGATGACATCCAG GAACTATCTACCGAAGATTACATAACAATAAAGAAATGTAAAGCAATGATGAAAGGAGGGGAAAATGTCCTCCTCTTAAAGTTGTTTTTTGATGAA GTACAAAGTGAAGCAGATGGTCCAATCAAAGCCATGACTTTTCTTGCTGAGTATACAGGAGATGTAGATTTTGTCAGGAATCGGAGAGATGATGAGAATTTTGATAGCTTTATGACCCTCCTTACTTACAGAGACTCAGAAGAAGAAGATGGTCTCTTTATTTGCCCGGACAAGCGGGGAAATATAGCTCGCTTCATCAGTGGCATTAACAACCATTCTGCGTAA